Proteins encoded by one window of Salvia splendens isolate huo1 chromosome 5, SspV2, whole genome shotgun sequence:
- the LOC121805701 gene encoding zinc finger A20 and AN1 domain-containing stress-associated protein 4-like: protein MEQTETGCQTPQAPIMCANNCGFFGTAATMNMCSKCYKDLVLEQEQAKLAASSIQSIVNGSSSVGGQDSDAAVIIETQIAPSDMVESPQSSSVPPASGHAEEVKEGPKRCGVCRKRVGLTGFNCRCGSMFCSMHRYSDKHECSFDYRSSGQEAIAKANPVVKADKIDKI, encoded by the coding sequence ATGGAACAGACTGAGACTGGATGCCAAACTCCTCAAGCTCCTATCATGTGTGCAAATAACTGTGGATTCTTTGGGACAGCAGCTACCATGAATATGTGCTCCAAGTGTTACAAGGACCTGGTTTTGGAGCAAGAGCAAGCGAAGCTTGCTGCTTCCTCAATCCAGAGTATCGTTAACGGGAGTTCTTCTGTTGGTGGACAGGATTCAGATGCTGCTGTAATTATTGAAACACAGATTGCCCCATCAGACATGGTGGAATCACCTCAGTCATCATCTGTACCTCCTGCAAGTGGGCATGCTGAGGAAGTGAAAGAAGGTCCAAAGAGGTGTGGTGTGTGCAGGAAGCGGGTTGGTTTAACAGGTTTTAATTGTCGATGTGGCAGCATGTTCTGTTCTATGCACCGTTACTCGGACAAGCACGAGTGCTCCTTCGACTACCGTTCTTCTGGTCAGGAGGCTATAGCCAAAGCCAACCCAGTTGTGAAGGCAGATAAGATTGACAAGATATAG